One window from the genome of Scatophagus argus isolate fScaArg1 chromosome 13, fScaArg1.pri, whole genome shotgun sequence encodes:
- the dnai4 gene encoding dynein axonemal intermediate chain 4 isoform X1 — MSSSVAKEDRLKRRTLVLRPSSRTISISHSGVHGVNQSTRHTNSVVLSSSRRSFSLGQGSKVLEKSAIQTPRQAVRVFDEEDNDVTPEPLYQADTAAVQARASRFFLDEISAGSASDQVSATGSFSLPFSRSVFGSSRISSQSTIDSMNEEIEDTFSKRDIPVNFPDVQRKRDTVKENITEDMLKQVIDVYISETDSVSLLDIPSAVVSVDADDAEAVIQRNSQYAEVCRNRMENDKYVDRSMQTLNGAAKNKHVQSDCKVMVETATSVTSWDMYNTLMSHEQDETVCSPEPERAEYPEAVVDTSRGTERSMSVGSTASSVSAASSLKEVEAFGNSLNAESELQLIMLSETFQHLLLVMERSILRNTYQPKLAAYRQLPILADPDSLVKPGTVEQMEDDTESPTVEYLWTFSCELSRGCSVSSMVWNKKNPDLLAVGYGELDSSNQKPGLVCCWSLKNPTWPERVIHCDSAVTSLDFSSTNPSQLAVGMKDGTIAVYNVQSQDNKSCVISSRECPNKNMGPVWQVRWTQQGLNLTGEEKVEVLFSVAADGRVSKWFVSNNGLDCIDVMKLKKIGGNKTDKKTDTVLSVLTPGLCFDLHSTNSSIYLVGTWEGLIHRCSSSNSQQFLDTYTKHFCPVNCITWSPLCPDVFLSCSSDWTIQLWKQDCLRPVLGFSSTQTAVCDIKWSPKWATVFAAVNEGQLEIWDLNSSILDPVIVQPAAPGVQMKSLLFASQADCVLVGDSDGQVTVYRLKKLGVGESSQVDMLKDIISSAASR; from the exons TCTGTAGCAAAAGAAGACCGACTGAAGAGACGTACTCTGGTGCTGAGGCC CTCGTCTCGAACAATCAGTATTTCACATTCAGGCGTACATGGAGTCAACCAAAGTACGAGACACACGAACAGCGTCgtcctctcctccagcagaaGAAGTTTCAGTCTGGGCCAGGGCAGTAAAGTTCTGGAGAAGAGCGCCATTCAGACTCCGAGACAAGCTGTTCGG GTATTTGATGAAGAAGACAACGATGTCACTCCCGAGCCGCTTTACCAGGCAGATACAGCCGCTGTGCAGGCTAGAGCCAGCAGGTTCTTTCTGGATGAAATCTCAGCTGGATCAGCATCAGACCAGGTATCAGCCACCGGCAGCTTCTCCCTGCCTTTCTCCAG ATCAGTATTTGGAAGCAGCAGAATATCCAGCCAATCTACCATAGATTCAATGAACGAAGAGATCGAGGATACATTTTCAAAACGGGACATACCAGTTAATTTCCCAG atgtgcagaggaaaagagatactgtgaaagaaaacataacaGAAGACATGTTGAAACAGGTCATAGATGTCTACATCTCTGAGACAGACAGCGTTTCACTGCTGGACATACCCAGTGCCGTAGTGTCGGTGGATGCTGATGATGCAGAAGCTGTCAT ACAGAGAAACAGTCAGTATGCTGAGGTTTGCAGGAACAGAATGGAAAATGATAAGTACGTGGATCGATCAATGCAGACGCTGAATGGagcagctaaaaataaacatgtccaGAGCGACTGCAAGGTCATGGTGGAAACAG CCACATCTGTTACCTCCTGGGATATGTACAACACTTTGATGAGCCACGAGCAGGATGAAACAGTGTGTAGCCCTGAACCAGAAAGGGCTGAGTATCCAGAGGCTGTTGTGGACACCAGCAGAGGCACAGAGAGGAGCATGTCAGTGGGCAGCACAGCCAGTTCAG TCAGTGCTGCTAGCTCCCTGAAGGAAGTAGAAGCATTTGGGAACAGTTTAAATGCTGAATCGGAACTGCAGCTGATCATGCTGTCTGAGACATTCCAGCACCTCTTACTAGTAATGGAAAGGAGCATACTGAGAAACACCTACCAACCCAAGCTGGCTGCTTACAGACAGCTGCCCATACTAGCAG ACCCAGACAGTTTGGTGAAGCCTGGGACAGTGGAACAGATGGAGGACGATACAGAGAGCCCAACTGTGGAGTATCTGTGGACTTTTAGTTGTGAGCTCAGCAGAGGATGCAGCGTCAGCAGCATGGTCTGGAACAAGAAGAACCCA GACCTCCTGGCTGTAGGCTATGGTGAGTTAGACTCCAGTAACCAGAAACCAGGCCTGGTGTGCTGCTGGTCTCTCAAAAACCCAACG TGGCCTGAGCGTGTCATCCACTGTGACAGCGCTGTCACTTCCCTGGATTTCTCGTCCACCAACCCTAGTCAGCTGGCTGTGGGGATGAAAGATGGAACTATTGCTGTCTACAATGTGCAGAGTCAAGACAACAAATCATGTGTCATCAGCAGCCG TGAATGTCCCAACAAGAACATGGGTCCAGTGTGGCAGGTCAGGTGGACCCAACAAGGGTTAAACTtaacaggagaggagaaggtAGAAGTTCTCTTTTCTGTGGCTGCAGATGGCCGGGTCAGCAAGTGGTTTGTCTCCAACAATGGCCTCGACTGCATAG ATGTGATGAAGCTCAAGAAGATTGGAGGAAATAAGACGGATAAGAAGACAGACACTGTTCTGTCAGTGCTGACTCCTGGTCTGTGTTTTGACCTCCATTCAACA AATTCCAGTATCTACTTGGTTGGCACATGGGAAGGTCTCATCCATAGGTGCTCCAGTTCCAACAGTCAGCAGTTTCTGGACACTTACACAAAACACTTT TGTCCTGTGAACTGCATCACATGGAGTCCACTCTGTCCTGATGTGTTTCTGAGCTGCTCCTCTGACTGGACCATCCAGCTGTGGAAGCAGGACTGCCTCCGCCCCGTCTTAGGCTTCAGCTCCACCCAGACAGCCGTGTGCGACATCAAGTGGTCCCCAAAGTGGGCTACAGTATTCGCAGCTGTTAATGAGGGACAGCTGGAGATCTGGGACTTGAATTCGAGCAT CTTAGACCCAGTCATTGTGCAGCCTGCTGCTCCTGGTGTTCAGATGAAGTCCCTGCTGTTTGCCTCACAGGCAGACTGTGTCCTGGTAGGGGACAGTGATGGACAAGTGACTGTGTACAGGCTCAAGAAACTCGGTGTAGGAGAGAGCAGCCAG GTGGATATGCTGAAAGACATCATTAGCTCTGCAGCTTCCAGATAG
- the dnai4 gene encoding dynein axonemal intermediate chain 4 isoform X2, with protein MESTKVRDTRTASSSPPAEEVSVWARAVKFWRRAPFRLRDKLFGYLMKKTTMSLPSRFTRQIQPLCRLEPAGSFWMKSQLDQHQTRSVFGSSRISSQSTIDSMNEEIEDTFSKRDIPVNFPDVQRKRDTVKENITEDMLKQVIDVYISETDSVSLLDIPSAVVSVDADDAEAVIQRNSQYAEVCRNRMENDKYVDRSMQTLNGAAKNKHVQSDCKVMVETATSVTSWDMYNTLMSHEQDETVCSPEPERAEYPEAVVDTSRGTERSMSVGSTASSVSAASSLKEVEAFGNSLNAESELQLIMLSETFQHLLLVMERSILRNTYQPKLAAYRQLPILADPDSLVKPGTVEQMEDDTESPTVEYLWTFSCELSRGCSVSSMVWNKKNPDLLAVGYGELDSSNQKPGLVCCWSLKNPTWPERVIHCDSAVTSLDFSSTNPSQLAVGMKDGTIAVYNVQSQDNKSCVISSRECPNKNMGPVWQVRWTQQGLNLTGEEKVEVLFSVAADGRVSKWFVSNNGLDCIDVMKLKKIGGNKTDKKTDTVLSVLTPGLCFDLHSTNSSIYLVGTWEGLIHRCSSSNSQQFLDTYTKHFCPVNCITWSPLCPDVFLSCSSDWTIQLWKQDCLRPVLGFSSTQTAVCDIKWSPKWATVFAAVNEGQLEIWDLNSSILDPVIVQPAAPGVQMKSLLFASQADCVLVGDSDGQVTVYRLKKLGVGESSQVDMLKDIISSAASR; from the exons ATGGAGTCAACCAAAGTACGAGACACACGAACAGCGTCgtcctctcctccagcagaaGAAGTTTCAGTCTGGGCCAGGGCAGTAAAGTTCTGGAGAAGAGCGCCATTCAGACTCCGAGACAAGCTGTTCGG GTATTTGATGAAGAAGACAACGATGTCACTCCCGAGCCGCTTTACCAGGCAGATACAGCCGCTGTGCAGGCTAGAGCCAGCAGGTTCTTTCTGGATGAAATCTCAGCTGGATCAGCATCAGACCAG ATCAGTATTTGGAAGCAGCAGAATATCCAGCCAATCTACCATAGATTCAATGAACGAAGAGATCGAGGATACATTTTCAAAACGGGACATACCAGTTAATTTCCCAG atgtgcagaggaaaagagatactgtgaaagaaaacataacaGAAGACATGTTGAAACAGGTCATAGATGTCTACATCTCTGAGACAGACAGCGTTTCACTGCTGGACATACCCAGTGCCGTAGTGTCGGTGGATGCTGATGATGCAGAAGCTGTCAT ACAGAGAAACAGTCAGTATGCTGAGGTTTGCAGGAACAGAATGGAAAATGATAAGTACGTGGATCGATCAATGCAGACGCTGAATGGagcagctaaaaataaacatgtccaGAGCGACTGCAAGGTCATGGTGGAAACAG CCACATCTGTTACCTCCTGGGATATGTACAACACTTTGATGAGCCACGAGCAGGATGAAACAGTGTGTAGCCCTGAACCAGAAAGGGCTGAGTATCCAGAGGCTGTTGTGGACACCAGCAGAGGCACAGAGAGGAGCATGTCAGTGGGCAGCACAGCCAGTTCAG TCAGTGCTGCTAGCTCCCTGAAGGAAGTAGAAGCATTTGGGAACAGTTTAAATGCTGAATCGGAACTGCAGCTGATCATGCTGTCTGAGACATTCCAGCACCTCTTACTAGTAATGGAAAGGAGCATACTGAGAAACACCTACCAACCCAAGCTGGCTGCTTACAGACAGCTGCCCATACTAGCAG ACCCAGACAGTTTGGTGAAGCCTGGGACAGTGGAACAGATGGAGGACGATACAGAGAGCCCAACTGTGGAGTATCTGTGGACTTTTAGTTGTGAGCTCAGCAGAGGATGCAGCGTCAGCAGCATGGTCTGGAACAAGAAGAACCCA GACCTCCTGGCTGTAGGCTATGGTGAGTTAGACTCCAGTAACCAGAAACCAGGCCTGGTGTGCTGCTGGTCTCTCAAAAACCCAACG TGGCCTGAGCGTGTCATCCACTGTGACAGCGCTGTCACTTCCCTGGATTTCTCGTCCACCAACCCTAGTCAGCTGGCTGTGGGGATGAAAGATGGAACTATTGCTGTCTACAATGTGCAGAGTCAAGACAACAAATCATGTGTCATCAGCAGCCG TGAATGTCCCAACAAGAACATGGGTCCAGTGTGGCAGGTCAGGTGGACCCAACAAGGGTTAAACTtaacaggagaggagaaggtAGAAGTTCTCTTTTCTGTGGCTGCAGATGGCCGGGTCAGCAAGTGGTTTGTCTCCAACAATGGCCTCGACTGCATAG ATGTGATGAAGCTCAAGAAGATTGGAGGAAATAAGACGGATAAGAAGACAGACACTGTTCTGTCAGTGCTGACTCCTGGTCTGTGTTTTGACCTCCATTCAACA AATTCCAGTATCTACTTGGTTGGCACATGGGAAGGTCTCATCCATAGGTGCTCCAGTTCCAACAGTCAGCAGTTTCTGGACACTTACACAAAACACTTT TGTCCTGTGAACTGCATCACATGGAGTCCACTCTGTCCTGATGTGTTTCTGAGCTGCTCCTCTGACTGGACCATCCAGCTGTGGAAGCAGGACTGCCTCCGCCCCGTCTTAGGCTTCAGCTCCACCCAGACAGCCGTGTGCGACATCAAGTGGTCCCCAAAGTGGGCTACAGTATTCGCAGCTGTTAATGAGGGACAGCTGGAGATCTGGGACTTGAATTCGAGCAT CTTAGACCCAGTCATTGTGCAGCCTGCTGCTCCTGGTGTTCAGATGAAGTCCCTGCTGTTTGCCTCACAGGCAGACTGTGTCCTGGTAGGGGACAGTGATGGACAAGTGACTGTGTACAGGCTCAAGAAACTCGGTGTAGGAGAGAGCAGCCAG GTGGATATGCTGAAAGACATCATTAGCTCTGCAGCTTCCAGATAG